One part of the Mycolicibacterium aromaticivorans JS19b1 = JCM 16368 genome encodes these proteins:
- a CDS encoding FAD-dependent oxidoreductase has product MTGPAPQPRKPVILTVDDDPAVSRAVARDLRRHYGERYRIVRAESGLDALETINELKLRGETVAVFVADYRMPQMSGIQFLEEAMDVYPMARRVLLTAYADTHAAIDAINVVDLDHYLLKPWDPPEEKLYPVIDALLEAWHATGDRAIPHTKVIGHRWSERSWEVRQFLARNLHSFRAFNADEPKGKQLLDAGGLDEFQLPVVISEQGQILVDPTDAELAAMLGLSTSPSLEMYDLAVIGGGPAGLAAAVYGASEGLKTVLIEETTTGGQAGRSSRIENYLGFPTGVSGAELTTSARRQAERFGAEVITTRKAIKLSAGEAGTARTIEFEDGSTIAARAVILATGVAYRQLQVTGCWDNPDDPACNYVGRGVYYGASVSDASECRGEDVYIVGGANSAGQAAMYMSREARSVTMLVRGPSLEASMSHYLIQQIEKNPTISVRKCTEVVDTLGADDHLTGLILENRQTGQRETVEASRMCCFIGAEPRTDWLKEVVAVDDHGFVLAGPDLLNVAGWTLDRPPHHLETSVPGVFVAGDVRSESAKRVAAAVGEGSMAVMLVHRYLAEA; this is encoded by the coding sequence ATGACTGGACCCGCCCCCCAGCCCCGCAAACCCGTGATTCTCACCGTGGACGACGACCCCGCCGTCTCGCGTGCCGTGGCACGTGACCTCCGCCGCCACTACGGCGAGCGGTATCGGATCGTCCGCGCCGAATCCGGGCTCGACGCGCTGGAAACGATCAACGAACTGAAGCTGCGCGGCGAAACCGTGGCAGTGTTCGTCGCCGACTACCGGATGCCGCAGATGAGCGGCATCCAATTCCTCGAAGAGGCGATGGACGTCTACCCGATGGCCCGTCGAGTTCTGCTGACGGCCTACGCCGACACCCACGCCGCGATCGACGCGATCAACGTCGTCGACCTGGACCACTACCTGCTCAAGCCGTGGGATCCGCCGGAGGAAAAGCTCTACCCGGTGATCGACGCGCTGCTGGAGGCCTGGCATGCCACCGGCGACCGGGCCATCCCGCACACCAAGGTGATCGGGCACCGCTGGAGCGAACGTTCGTGGGAGGTGCGCCAGTTCCTGGCCCGCAACCTACATTCGTTCCGGGCGTTCAACGCCGACGAGCCCAAGGGCAAGCAACTGCTCGATGCGGGCGGCCTCGACGAGTTCCAGCTGCCGGTGGTGATCAGCGAACAGGGTCAGATCCTGGTCGACCCGACCGATGCCGAGCTGGCCGCGATGCTGGGGCTGTCCACCAGCCCGTCGCTGGAGATGTACGACCTGGCGGTCATCGGCGGCGGCCCGGCCGGGCTGGCGGCGGCGGTCTACGGCGCCTCCGAAGGGCTCAAGACCGTGCTGATCGAGGAGACCACCACCGGCGGTCAGGCCGGCCGCAGCTCCCGGATCGAGAACTATCTCGGCTTCCCCACCGGCGTCTCCGGCGCCGAACTCACCACGTCGGCCCGCAGGCAGGCCGAGCGCTTCGGCGCCGAGGTGATCACCACGCGCAAGGCGATCAAGCTGTCCGCCGGCGAGGCGGGCACCGCACGCACCATCGAGTTCGAGGACGGCAGCACCATCGCCGCCCGCGCCGTCATCCTGGCCACCGGCGTGGCGTACCGCCAGCTGCAGGTCACCGGTTGTTGGGACAACCCGGACGATCCCGCTTGCAACTACGTCGGGCGCGGGGTCTACTACGGCGCCTCGGTGTCCGACGCCTCGGAGTGCCGCGGCGAGGACGTCTACATCGTGGGCGGCGCCAACTCGGCCGGGCAGGCGGCCATGTACATGTCCCGCGAGGCCCGCTCGGTCACCATGCTGGTGCGCGGACCGTCGCTCGAGGCGTCGATGTCGCATTACCTGATCCAGCAGATCGAGAAGAACCCGACGATCTCGGTCCGCAAGTGCACCGAAGTGGTGGACACCCTCGGCGCGGACGACCACCTGACCGGCCTGATCCTGGAGAACCGGCAGACCGGCCAGCGCGAAACCGTCGAAGCCAGCCGGATGTGCTGCTTCATCGGCGCCGAGCCCCGCACCGACTGGCTCAAGGAGGTCGTCGCGGTCGACGACCACGGTTTCGTACTCGCCGGCCCCGACCTGCTGAACGTGGCCGGGTGGACTCTGGACCGCCCGCCGCATCACCTGGAAACAAGTGTGCCCGGTGTGTTTGTTGCAGGAGACGTGCGCTCCGAGTCCGCAAAACGGGTGGCGGCCGCCGTCGGCGAAGGGTCGATGGCGGTGATGCTGGTGCACCGGTATTTGGCGGAGGCCTAG
- the rpsK gene encoding 30S ribosomal protein S11, whose product MAQAKKGTGAKKGQKTRRREKKNIPHGAAHIKSTFNNTIVSITDPQGNVIAWASSGHVGFKGSRKSTPFAAQLAAENAARKAQEHGVKKVDVFVKGPGSGRETAIRSLQAAGLEVGAISDVTPQPHNGCRPPKRRRV is encoded by the coding sequence ATGGCACAGGCAAAGAAGGGCACCGGCGCCAAGAAGGGTCAGAAGACCCGTCGCAGGGAAAAGAAGAACATCCCGCACGGCGCCGCTCACATCAAGAGCACGTTCAACAACACGATCGTCTCGATCACCGATCCCCAGGGCAACGTCATCGCCTGGGCTTCGTCAGGTCACGTCGGCTTCAAGGGGTCGCGTAAGTCGACCCCGTTCGCCGCGCAGCTCGCCGCCGAGAATGCGGCCCGCAAGGCGCAGGAGCACGGTGTGAAGAAGGTCGACGTATTCGTGAAGGGCCCGGGTTCGGGCCGCGAAACGGCGATTCGCTCGCTGCAGGCTGCCGGCCTCGAGGTCGGCGCCATCTCCGACGTCACTCCGCAGCCGCACAACGGCTGCCGTCCGCCCAAGCGGCGCCGGGTCTAG
- the rpmJ gene encoding 50S ribosomal protein L36, whose amino-acid sequence MKVNPSVKPICDKCRVIRRHGRVMVICSDPRHKQRQG is encoded by the coding sequence GTGAAGGTGAACCCGAGCGTCAAGCCGATCTGCGACAAGTGCAGGGTGATCCGCCGGCATGGGCGGGTCATGGTGATCTGCTCTGATCCGCGCCACAAGCAGCGGCAGGGCTAA
- a CDS encoding LysA protein, whose product MTLSTSFRSWVRACPPVEHPEIRRMIGCRDACAPAEVSFPAGVLRDALVARWVREHSWAVDVRTVAELHSAISVGIHPVRMTVHADQLGSGGIRRASAAGVGGLVLSRREQIATLRASRTHHVLLRMTDATMRVSHNAVDAVIGCRSTVLVGLLCEVGTAGGCSAAVGDTLAEMARIRRRHNVVLTRLLVGLGDALPDAAGSSVVRRDLAEEIGESVDDACAALRFPRPAVVMAA is encoded by the coding sequence GTGACATTGTCGACAAGTTTTCGTTCCTGGGTCCGAGCCTGTCCGCCCGTCGAGCATCCGGAGATACGACGGATGATCGGCTGCCGGGACGCGTGCGCGCCCGCGGAGGTGTCCTTCCCGGCCGGGGTTCTGCGCGACGCGCTGGTGGCGCGCTGGGTGCGTGAGCACAGCTGGGCTGTCGATGTCCGCACTGTCGCGGAGTTGCATTCGGCCATCTCGGTTGGCATCCATCCGGTGCGGATGACCGTTCACGCCGACCAGTTGGGTAGCGGTGGGATCCGCCGGGCGAGTGCCGCCGGTGTGGGCGGGCTGGTGCTCAGCCGTCGCGAGCAGATCGCGACGTTGCGGGCCAGCCGCACCCACCATGTCCTGTTGCGCATGACCGACGCCACAATGCGCGTCTCCCACAACGCGGTGGATGCGGTGATCGGCTGCCGGTCAACGGTTTTGGTCGGACTGCTGTGCGAGGTCGGTACGGCCGGCGGCTGTTCGGCCGCGGTCGGCGACACACTCGCCGAGATGGCTCGCATCCGCCGCCGGCACAATGTCGTTCTCACTCGACTCCTCGTCGGGCTCGGCGATGCCCTCCCGGATGCGGCGGGCAGTTCAGTGGTGCGCCGTGACCTTGCCGAGGAGATCGGTGAGTCTGTCGACGACGCCTGCGCAGCGTTGCGGTTCCCACGTCCCGCTGTTGTCATGGCAGCGTGA
- a CDS encoding DNA-directed RNA polymerase subunit alpha: MLISQRPTLSEEVIAENRSQFVIEPLEPGFGYTLGNSLRRTLLSSIPGAAVTSIRIDGVLHEFTTVPGVKEDVTDIILNLKGLVVSSEEDEPVTMYLRKQGPGEVTAGDIVPPAGVTVHNPDMHIATLNDKGKLEVELVVERGRGYVPAVQNKASGAEIGRIPVDSIYSPVLKVTYKVEATRVEQRTDFDKLILDVETKNSISPRDALASAGKTLVELFGLARELNIEAEGIEIGPSPAEADHIAAFALPIDDLDLTVRSYNCLKREGVHTVGELVARTESDLLDIRNFGQKSIDEVKIKLHQLGLSLKDSPASFDPSEVAGYDVATGTWNSDAGYDLDAEQDYTETEEL, encoded by the coding sequence ATGCTGATTTCTCAGCGCCCCACACTGAGCGAAGAGGTCATCGCCGAGAACCGGTCGCAGTTCGTCATCGAACCGCTGGAGCCGGGATTCGGTTACACCCTTGGCAATTCGCTGCGGCGTACGCTGCTGTCGTCGATCCCCGGCGCGGCCGTCACGAGCATCCGCATCGACGGTGTGCTGCACGAGTTCACCACCGTGCCCGGTGTGAAGGAAGACGTCACCGACATCATCCTGAACCTGAAGGGCCTCGTCGTCTCCTCCGAGGAGGATGAGCCGGTCACCATGTACCTGCGCAAGCAGGGCCCGGGTGAGGTCACCGCCGGTGACATCGTCCCGCCGGCCGGCGTGACCGTGCACAACCCGGACATGCACATCGCGACGCTGAACGACAAGGGCAAGCTCGAGGTCGAGCTGGTCGTCGAGCGCGGCCGTGGCTACGTGCCTGCCGTGCAGAACAAGGCCTCGGGTGCCGAAATCGGCCGTATCCCGGTCGATTCCATCTACTCGCCGGTGCTGAAGGTCACCTACAAGGTGGAGGCCACCCGCGTCGAGCAGCGCACCGACTTCGACAAGCTGATCCTCGATGTCGAGACCAAGAACTCGATCAGCCCGCGTGACGCCCTGGCCTCAGCTGGCAAGACCCTGGTCGAATTGTTCGGTCTGGCACGGGAACTCAACATCGAGGCCGAGGGCATCGAGATCGGCCCGTCGCCTGCCGAGGCCGATCACATCGCGGCGTTCGCGCTGCCGATCGACGATCTGGACCTGACCGTCCGGTCGTACAACTGCCTCAAGCGCGAAGGTGTGCACACCGTCGGCGAGCTGGTGGCCCGCACGGAGTCCGATCTGCTGGACATCCGTAACTTCGGCCAGAAGTCGATCGACGAGGTCAAGATCAAGCTGCACCAGCTGGGTCTGTCGCTCAAGGACAGCCCGGCCAGCTTCGATCCGTCGGAGGTCGCCGGCTACGACGTCGCCACCGGCACCTGGAACAGCGATGCGGGTTACGACCTGGACGCCGAGCAGGACTACACCGAAACCGAAGAGCTCTAA
- a CDS encoding potassium-transporting ATPase subunit F, translating to MSYENVVGLILSVLLALFVAAALLFPERF from the coding sequence GTGAGCTACGAGAACGTCGTCGGCTTGATCTTGTCGGTGCTGCTGGCCCTGTTCGTGGCCGCGGCCCTGTTGTTCCCGGAGAGGTTCTAG
- the rfbB gene encoding dTDP-glucose 4,6-dehydratase — translation MRLLVTGGAGFIGANFVHSTVQERPGVSVTVLDALTYAGSRESLRSVDDHIRLVEGDLVDESLVDALVAESDAVVHFAAETHVDNALAGPAPFVRSNVVGTFSVLEAVRRHGVRLHHVSTDEVYGDLPLHGGERFTAQTPFNPSSPYSATKASADLLVRAWVRSYRVRATISNCSNNYGPYQHIEKFIPRQITNVLTGRRPKLYGAGANVRDWIHVEDHNSAVWRILEAGLSGSTYLIGADGERDNLAVLRLILQLMGCDADDFDHVPDRAGHDLRYAIDASALRAELGWTPAHTDLTEGLTSTIAWYRDNEWWWGPLKEQVEAGYAERGQ, via the coding sequence ATGCGGCTGTTGGTGACCGGCGGCGCCGGTTTCATCGGCGCCAATTTCGTCCACAGCACCGTGCAGGAACGGCCCGGGGTGTCGGTGACCGTCCTGGACGCCCTCACCTATGCAGGCAGCCGCGAGTCGCTGCGCTCCGTCGACGATCACATCCGGTTGGTCGAAGGCGACCTGGTCGACGAGTCGCTGGTCGACGCGTTGGTCGCCGAGTCCGATGCCGTGGTGCATTTCGCCGCCGAAACCCATGTGGACAACGCGCTGGCCGGTCCGGCACCGTTCGTCCGGAGCAACGTTGTCGGCACATTCTCGGTGTTGGAAGCCGTTCGGCGACACGGAGTGCGGCTGCACCATGTCTCCACCGACGAGGTGTACGGCGATCTGCCCCTGCACGGCGGCGAGCGGTTCACCGCGCAGACCCCGTTCAACCCGTCGAGCCCGTATTCGGCGACCAAGGCCTCCGCCGACCTGTTGGTGCGCGCGTGGGTGCGCTCTTATCGCGTGCGCGCGACAATCTCCAACTGCTCCAACAACTATGGGCCATACCAGCACATCGAGAAGTTCATCCCGCGCCAGATCACCAACGTCCTGACCGGCCGCAGGCCCAAGCTCTACGGGGCGGGCGCCAACGTGCGCGACTGGATCCATGTCGAGGACCACAACAGCGCGGTGTGGCGGATCCTGGAAGCCGGCTTGAGCGGCTCGACCTACCTGATCGGCGCCGACGGCGAACGGGACAACCTGGCGGTGTTGCGGCTCATCCTGCAGTTGATGGGCTGCGACGCCGACGATTTCGACCATGTACCGGACCGCGCCGGCCACGATCTGCGCTATGCGATCGACGCGAGTGCGCTGCGTGCCGAACTCGGCTGGACGCCGGCGCACACCGACCTGACCGAAGGACTGACGAGCACCATCGCGTGGTATCGCGACAACGAGTGGTGGTGGGGTCCACTCAAAGAACAGGTCGAGGCCGGCTACGCCGAACGTGGCCAATGA
- the infA gene encoding translation initiation factor IF-1 produces the protein MAKKDGAIEVEGRVVEPLPNAMFRIELENGHKVLAHISGKMRQHYIRILPEDRVVVELSPYDLTRGRIVYRYK, from the coding sequence ATGGCCAAGAAAGACGGTGCCATCGAGGTCGAGGGCCGCGTGGTCGAGCCCCTGCCCAACGCGATGTTTCGCATTGAGCTGGAGAACGGACACAAGGTACTCGCTCACATCAGCGGCAAGATGCGGCAGCACTACATCCGCATCCTTCCCGAGGACCGGGTGGTGGTGGAGTTGTCTCCCTACGACCTGACCCGCGGGCGCATTGTGTACCGGTACAAGTAG
- a CDS encoding ATP-binding protein, translating to MGQNCMPDELRTLFLFEKLSGEQLQTLCDNGHIATFEAGPVVVEGEPATCFYVLLDGELVMSKRSGGVDVETTRTSQRGVYCGAWSAYIPNEEQVYQASVRVTKPSRFFVLDAEAFAEFMKSEFPMAVHLLEGHMVGGRRQSQILGQRQKLLALGTITAGLTHQLNNPAAATARAVADLREGVGKMRHKLSMLADGKFSPEALRTLVRIQDEVAEQVAKSKVQELSALETSDREDQVGDWLEDHGIASAWDYAPTFVEAGLDVDWLERIEASIDSVDCSATLQSAIGWLKYTIDTELRMNEIADASERISGLLAGAKKYSQMDRAEYQVANVHELLHSTLKTLFGDKVGADKPIKLVKEWDKSIPEIACYPGGLNEVWDVIINNAIQAMKGRGTLTIRTARQGDDRIRVEICDDGPGIPEEIIDRIFTAFFTTKPFGEGDGLGLDLARRIIVEKHQGDIRVESEPGNTRFIILLPLVASAPVAVTPGELSTAAE from the coding sequence ATGGGCCAGAACTGCATGCCCGACGAACTCAGGACGCTGTTCCTGTTCGAAAAGCTGTCGGGAGAACAACTCCAGACGTTGTGCGACAACGGGCACATCGCGACGTTCGAAGCCGGCCCGGTGGTCGTCGAAGGCGAACCGGCCACGTGCTTCTACGTCCTGCTCGACGGCGAGCTGGTGATGTCGAAACGCTCCGGCGGCGTAGACGTCGAGACCACACGCACCTCGCAGCGTGGCGTGTATTGCGGCGCGTGGTCGGCCTACATCCCCAATGAGGAGCAGGTCTATCAGGCCTCGGTGCGCGTCACGAAGCCGTCGCGGTTCTTCGTCCTCGACGCCGAAGCCTTCGCGGAGTTCATGAAGTCGGAATTCCCGATGGCCGTGCATCTGCTCGAGGGCCACATGGTCGGCGGCCGGCGACAGAGCCAGATCCTCGGTCAGCGGCAGAAGCTGCTGGCGCTCGGCACCATCACGGCGGGGTTGACCCACCAGCTGAACAACCCGGCGGCGGCGACCGCGCGCGCCGTGGCCGACCTCCGCGAAGGGGTCGGCAAGATGCGTCACAAGCTCTCCATGCTCGCCGACGGCAAGTTCAGCCCCGAGGCGCTGCGCACGCTGGTGCGGATCCAGGACGAGGTGGCCGAGCAGGTCGCCAAGTCCAAGGTTCAGGAATTGTCCGCGCTAGAGACCTCTGATCGCGAAGACCAGGTCGGCGATTGGCTCGAAGACCACGGCATCGCCAGTGCGTGGGATTACGCCCCGACGTTCGTCGAAGCCGGCCTCGACGTGGACTGGCTGGAACGCATCGAGGCATCGATCGACTCGGTGGACTGCTCGGCGACACTGCAGAGCGCCATCGGCTGGCTCAAGTACACGATCGACACCGAACTGCGGATGAACGAGATCGCCGACGCGAGCGAACGCATCTCGGGTCTGCTCGCCGGGGCCAAGAAATACTCCCAGATGGACCGGGCCGAATACCAGGTCGCCAACGTCCACGAACTGCTGCACAGCACGCTCAAGACGCTGTTCGGCGACAAGGTCGGAGCCGACAAACCCATCAAACTGGTCAAGGAATGGGATAAGTCGATTCCCGAAATCGCTTGTTACCCAGGCGGTTTGAATGAGGTCTGGGACGTCATCATCAACAACGCCATCCAGGCGATGAAGGGCCGCGGCACCCTGACGATCCGGACCGCCCGCCAGGGCGACGACCGGATCCGGGTCGAGATCTGTGACGACGGCCCGGGCATCCCCGAAGAGATCATCGACCGGATCTTCACCGCGTTCTTCACCACCAAGCCCTTCGGTGAGGGCGACGGCCTGGGCCTGGATCTGGCCCGCCGGATCATCGTCGAGAAGCATCAGGGCGATATCCGGGTCGAATCCGAACCGGGCAACACCCGCTTCATCATCCTGCTGCCGCTGGTGGCATCCGCGCCCGTCGCGGTAACTCCGGGTGAACTTTCCACCGCAGCGGAATAG
- the rpsD gene encoding 30S ribosomal protein S4 has product MARYTGPATRKSRRLGVDLVGGDQSFEKRPYPPGQHGRARIKESEYRQQLQEKQKARFTYGVMEKQFRKYYEEANRSTGKTGENLLQILETRLDNVVYRAGLARTRRMARQLVSHGHFTVNGVKVNIPSYRVSQYDIIDIKDKSLNTFPFELSRQTAGERPIPSWLQVVGERQRILVHQLPTREQIQVPLAEQLIVEFYSK; this is encoded by the coding sequence ATGGCTCGTTATACCGGACCCGCTACCCGCAAGTCGCGCCGCCTCGGCGTCGACCTGGTCGGTGGTGATCAGTCGTTCGAGAAGCGCCCCTACCCGCCCGGCCAGCACGGCCGCGCGCGGATCAAGGAGAGCGAATACCGTCAGCAGCTGCAGGAGAAGCAGAAGGCTCGCTTCACCTACGGCGTGATGGAGAAGCAGTTCCGCAAGTACTACGAAGAGGCCAATCGGTCCACCGGCAAGACCGGTGAGAACCTGCTCCAGATCCTGGAGACCCGGCTGGACAACGTCGTGTACCGCGCCGGCCTGGCGCGTACCCGCCGGATGGCTCGCCAGCTGGTCAGCCACGGCCACTTCACCGTCAATGGTGTCAAGGTGAACATCCCGAGCTACCGGGTGTCGCAGTACGACATCATCGACATCAAGGACAAGTCGCTGAACACCTTCCCGTTCGAGCTGTCCCGGCAGACCGCCGGTGAGCGCCCGATCCCGTCCTGGCTGCAGGTCGTGGGGGAGCGTCAGCGAATCCTCGTCCACCAGTTGCCGACTCGTGAGCAGATCCAGGTTCCGCTCGCCGAGCAGCTGATCGTCGAGTTCTACTCGAAGTAA
- the rpsM gene encoding 30S ribosomal protein S13 produces the protein MARLMGVDLPRDKRMEIALTYIYGIGRTRSQEILDGTGIDRDLRTKDLTDDQVTQLRDYIEGNLKVEGDLRREVQADIRRKIEIGCYQGLRHRRGLPVRGQRTKTNARTRKGPKRTIAGKKKAR, from the coding sequence ATGGCACGTCTCATGGGCGTTGATCTCCCGCGCGACAAGCGCATGGAGATCGCGCTGACCTATATCTACGGCATCGGCCGTACCCGCAGCCAGGAAATCCTGGACGGCACCGGCATCGACCGGGACCTGCGCACCAAGGACCTCACCGACGATCAGGTGACCCAGCTGCGCGACTACATCGAAGGCAACCTCAAGGTCGAGGGTGACCTGCGCCGCGAGGTTCAGGCCGACATTCGCCGCAAGATCGAGATCGGCTGCTACCAGGGCCTGCGGCACCGCCGTGGCCTTCCGGTGCGTGGCCAGCGAACCAAGACCAATGCGCGCACCCGCAAGGGCCCCAAGCGCACCATCGCCGGCAAGAAGAAGGCCAGGTAA
- a CDS encoding LLM class F420-dependent oxidoreductase encodes MTDTKPDLGKFGSFGRGVTPQQAGEIEALGYGAVWVGGSPPAELDWVEPILENTTTLKVATGIVNIWTAAAGPVAESFHRIEKAYPGRFILGIGVGHPEAHQQYQKPIDALRGYLDKLDEYGVPKNRRVVAALGPQVLKLSATRAAGAHPYLTTPEHTAEARRLIGPEAFLAPEHKAVLTTDSGEARDVGRQALDMYFNLQNYLNSWKRLGFTDTDVAKPGSDRLVDAVVAYGTPEAIAARLTQHLEAGADHVPVQVLTSSDKLVDALAALVGPLGLH; translated from the coding sequence ATGACAGACACCAAGCCGGATCTGGGCAAGTTCGGGTCGTTCGGGCGCGGGGTCACCCCGCAACAGGCCGGAGAAATCGAGGCACTCGGTTATGGCGCGGTATGGGTGGGCGGTTCGCCGCCTGCCGAACTGGATTGGGTGGAGCCGATTCTGGAGAACACCACCACACTGAAGGTGGCCACCGGCATCGTCAACATCTGGACCGCGGCCGCCGGCCCGGTGGCCGAATCGTTCCACCGCATCGAGAAGGCGTACCCCGGCAGGTTCATCCTCGGCATCGGCGTCGGACATCCCGAGGCGCATCAGCAATACCAGAAGCCGATCGACGCGCTGCGCGGCTACCTCGACAAACTCGACGAGTACGGCGTCCCCAAGAATCGGCGCGTTGTCGCTGCGCTCGGCCCACAGGTACTGAAGCTGTCGGCCACCAGGGCGGCCGGTGCGCACCCCTACCTGACCACGCCGGAGCACACCGCCGAAGCGCGGCGGCTGATCGGACCCGAGGCCTTCCTGGCGCCCGAGCACAAGGCGGTGCTGACCACCGACTCCGGTGAGGCGCGCGACGTCGGCAGGCAGGCCCTGGACATGTATTTCAACCTGCAGAACTACCTCAACAGCTGGAAACGGTTGGGATTCACCGACACCGACGTGGCCAAGCCCGGCAGCGACCGACTGGTCGACGCCGTCGTGGCCTACGGCACCCCCGAGGCGATCGCAGCCCGACTGACCCAGCATCTCGAGGCGGGCGCCGACCACGTGCCCGTCCAGGTGCTCACCTCGTCTGACAAGCTGGTGGATGCACTGGCCGCGCTGGTCGGCCCGCTGGGTCTTCACTAA
- a CDS encoding LLM class F420-dependent oxidoreductase, protein MSAKPDLGKFASFGMGITGEDASAIEALGYGAVWVAGSPPAELDWVDPTLAATRTLKLATGIVNIWTAKPEAVAASFHRIENAHPGRFLLGLGVGHPEADAEFTKPITALNAYLDVLDEHGVPPQRRVLAALGPQVLKLSARRSAGAHPVLVTPEHTAQARELIGPDAFLAPAVPVVPTTDVAHARAVGRKTLELYLGLSNYLNNWKRLGFTDEDITRPGSDRLVDTLIVHGTADTIASRLTEHLEAGADHVPIQLLTSQDKVIPTLADLAGPLGLG, encoded by the coding sequence ATGAGCGCCAAACCCGATCTCGGTAAGTTCGCGTCCTTCGGCATGGGCATCACCGGCGAAGATGCCTCGGCGATAGAGGCGCTCGGTTACGGCGCGGTGTGGGTGGCGGGCTCGCCACCCGCCGAGCTGGACTGGGTGGACCCGACCCTCGCCGCGACCAGAACTCTGAAGCTGGCCACCGGCATCGTGAACATCTGGACCGCCAAGCCCGAGGCCGTCGCCGCCTCGTTCCACCGCATCGAGAATGCGCACCCGGGCCGCTTCCTGCTCGGCCTCGGTGTCGGCCATCCCGAGGCGGACGCCGAGTTCACCAAGCCGATCACCGCACTCAACGCCTACCTCGACGTGCTGGACGAGCACGGCGTACCGCCGCAGCGCCGCGTTCTGGCCGCGCTCGGTCCGCAGGTCCTGAAACTGTCGGCCCGCCGCAGCGCCGGCGCCCACCCGGTGCTCGTCACCCCCGAGCACACCGCGCAGGCGCGCGAACTGATCGGTCCCGACGCGTTCCTGGCGCCCGCGGTACCCGTCGTCCCCACCACCGACGTTGCGCACGCCCGAGCCGTCGGCCGAAAGACCCTCGAGCTTTATCTCGGGCTGAGCAATTACCTCAACAACTGGAAGCGGCTGGGCTTCACCGATGAGGACATCACCCGCCCCGGCAGCGATCGGCTGGTGGATACCCTGATCGTCCACGGAACCGCCGACACGATCGCGTCGCGGCTCACCGAGCACCTCGAGGCCGGCGCCGACCACGTCCCGATCCAGCTGCTCACGTCGCAGGACAAGGTCATACCCACCTTGGCCGATCTCGCAGGCCCGCTCGGGCTGGGCTGA
- a CDS encoding LLM class F420-dependent oxidoreductase: MTNPSLLKPDLGRYGVWTGGPVTPEQAVEIERLGYGAVWVGGSPAADLSFVEPILSQTETLSIATGIVNIWSAPADEVAESYHRIENAYPGRFLLGVGVGHPEKTQEYTKPYAALVNYLDKLDDKHVPTSRRVIAALGPKVLHLAAQRSAGAHPYLTTPEHTGQARNLVGPTVFLAPEHKVVLSSPDAQGAEEARALGRDSVGFYLGLSNYVNNWKRLGFTDADVAPPASDKLIDAVVAHGTADAIAARLAEHLDNGADHVTIQVLGGWDKLLPTLTELAGPLGLTAKG, from the coding sequence GTGACCAATCCGTCGCTGCTCAAACCAGATCTCGGCCGCTACGGGGTGTGGACCGGTGGACCGGTCACACCGGAGCAGGCAGTCGAGATCGAGCGGCTCGGCTACGGCGCGGTGTGGGTCGGCGGTTCACCGGCGGCCGACCTGTCGTTCGTCGAGCCGATCCTCTCCCAGACCGAGACCCTGTCGATCGCCACCGGAATCGTCAACATCTGGAGCGCGCCGGCCGACGAGGTCGCCGAGTCCTACCACCGCATCGAAAACGCTTATCCCGGTCGGTTTCTGCTCGGAGTCGGCGTCGGGCACCCGGAGAAGACTCAGGAGTACACCAAGCCCTACGCGGCGCTGGTGAACTATCTGGACAAGCTGGACGACAAGCATGTACCGACCAGTCGCCGGGTGATCGCCGCCCTCGGTCCGAAGGTGCTGCACCTCGCCGCGCAACGCAGTGCCGGTGCGCATCCCTACCTGACCACGCCCGAACACACCGGGCAGGCGCGCAATCTGGTCGGCCCGACGGTGTTCCTGGCACCCGAACACAAGGTGGTGCTGAGCAGCCCGGACGCACAAGGGGCCGAGGAAGCCCGCGCACTCGGCCGTGACAGCGTCGGCTTCTATCTGGGGTTGAGCAACTACGTGAACAACTGGAAGCGGCTGGGATTCACCGACGCCGACGTAGCGCCGCCGGCCAGCGACAAGCTGATCGACGCCGTGGTCGCCCACGGAACGGCCGACGCCATCGCCGCGCGGCTTGCCGAACACCTCGACAACGGCGCCGACCACGTGACCATCCAGGTGCTCGGCGGCTGGGACAAGCTGCTGCCGACCCTGACCGAGCTGGCCGGACCGTTGGGGCTGACGGCGAAAGGGTGA